A section of the Mycolicibacterium anyangense genome encodes:
- the hsaB gene encoding 3-hydroxy-9,10-secoandrosta-1,3,5(10)-triene-9,17-dione monooxygenase reductase subunit — protein MSATEIDPRTFRHVLGQFCTGITIITTMHDDVPNGFACQSFAALSLEPPLVLFCPTKVSRSWQAIEASGKFCVNVLTEKQRETCARFGSREPDKFAGVDWHRSKLGSPVLDNSLAHIDCTVHSVHDGGDHFVVFGLVHSLSEVPKVKPRPLLFYRGEYTGIEPDKNTPAQWRDDLESFLTATTDDTWL, from the coding sequence GTGTCGGCCACGGAGATCGACCCGCGTACGTTCCGTCACGTACTCGGTCAGTTCTGTACGGGCATCACGATCATCACGACGATGCACGACGATGTGCCCAATGGCTTTGCCTGCCAATCATTTGCGGCGCTGTCGTTGGAGCCGCCACTGGTGCTGTTCTGCCCGACGAAGGTGTCGCGGTCCTGGCAGGCCATCGAAGCCAGCGGCAAGTTCTGCGTCAACGTCCTGACCGAGAAGCAGCGCGAGACCTGCGCGCGGTTCGGCTCCAGGGAGCCCGACAAGTTCGCCGGGGTGGACTGGCACCGGTCCAAGCTCGGCTCTCCGGTGCTGGACAACTCGCTGGCCCACATCGACTGCACGGTGCACTCGGTGCACGACGGGGGTGACCACTTCGTGGTCTTCGGCCTGGTGCACTCGCTGTCGGAGGTTCCGAAGGTCAAGCCGCGTCCGCTGCTGTTCTACCGCGGCGAGTACACCGGAATCGAGCCGGACAAGAACACCCCGGCGCAGTGGCGTGACGACCTCGAGTCGTTCCTGACCGCCACCACCGACGACACCTGGCTTTAG
- a CDS encoding oxidoreductase encodes MTKNWFITGGTPGGFGMAYADAALEIGDRVVLTARRPGELDDWAANHGDRVLVLPLDVTDAAQVQSAVRAAEEHFGSVDVLVNNAGRGWYGSIEGMADADVRAMFELNFFALLSVIRAALPGMRARRSGWIINMSSVAGRTGTTGFGFYCAAKFAVEAVTEVLADEVAPLGIRVMAIEPGAFRTHAYAGFADEPITESIADYRPMLEQVRSAMMQQNGSQPGDPQRGVRAVITAMAQDPPPRRLVLGNGGVDAVVAMLENSLTEVRTHEALSRSADFPAAVTGSYPGAGAS; translated from the coding sequence ATGACGAAAAACTGGTTCATCACCGGTGGCACTCCCGGTGGATTCGGAATGGCTTATGCCGACGCGGCTTTGGAGATCGGCGACCGAGTGGTGCTGACCGCGCGGCGGCCCGGGGAGCTTGACGACTGGGCTGCGAACCACGGCGACCGGGTGCTGGTCCTGCCCCTCGACGTCACCGATGCCGCCCAGGTCCAGTCCGCGGTGCGCGCCGCCGAGGAACACTTCGGCTCCGTCGATGTCCTGGTCAACAACGCCGGCCGCGGGTGGTACGGGTCGATCGAAGGCATGGCGGACGCTGATGTCCGCGCGATGTTCGAGCTGAATTTCTTCGCGCTGCTCTCCGTCATCCGTGCTGCGCTCCCGGGCATGCGTGCCCGCCGAAGCGGTTGGATCATCAACATGTCGTCGGTGGCCGGGCGCACCGGCACCACCGGCTTCGGTTTCTACTGTGCAGCGAAGTTCGCGGTCGAGGCCGTCACCGAGGTTCTCGCCGACGAGGTTGCGCCGCTGGGCATTCGGGTGATGGCGATCGAGCCGGGTGCGTTCCGCACGCACGCCTATGCCGGCTTCGCCGACGAGCCGATCACCGAGTCGATTGCCGACTACCGGCCGATGCTGGAACAGGTCCGCTCGGCGATGATGCAGCAAAACGGCAGCCAGCCTGGCGACCCGCAGCGCGGAGTCCGAGCGGTGATCACCGCGATGGCCCAGGATCCGCCGCCTCGGCGGCTGGTGCTGGGCAACGGCGGTGTCGACGCCGTCGTCGCCATGCTGGAAAACTCGCTCACCGAGGTTCGCACCCACGAGGCGCTGTCCCGCAGCGCTGACTTCCCGGCCGCCGTCACCGGCAGCTATCCCGGCGCGGGCGCGAGTTGA
- the hsaC gene encoding iron-dependent extradiol dioxygenase HsaC has translation MSIKALGYMRIEATDVAAWREFALKVLGMVEGDGAIPGALYLRMDDFAARLVIVPGERDRLLIAGWEVADAPALQGLRETLAKAGVDFVEGTREEKSERRVEGLIRFSDPAGNVLEAFHGAQYLGRRFVSPYGHKFVTAEQGLGHVVLTCDDDAAAQAFYQDVLGFRLRDSMSLPPQIAGRPADGDPVWLRFYGCNPRHHALAFMPMPNPTGIVHLMVEVENSDDVGLCLDRAYRRKVPMSATLGRHINDKMLSFYMKTPGGFDVEFGCEGLQVVDDGWVARESTAVSLWGHDFSVGFK, from the coding sequence ATGAGCATCAAGGCACTGGGCTACATGCGAATCGAGGCCACCGACGTGGCCGCCTGGCGTGAGTTCGCGCTCAAGGTGCTCGGCATGGTCGAGGGTGACGGGGCCATCCCCGGTGCGCTGTATCTGCGCATGGATGACTTCGCCGCCCGCCTGGTGATCGTTCCCGGGGAACGGGACCGGCTGCTGATCGCCGGCTGGGAGGTCGCCGACGCCCCGGCGTTGCAGGGTCTGCGTGAGACGCTGGCCAAGGCCGGGGTGGACTTCGTCGAGGGCACCCGTGAGGAGAAGTCCGAGCGCCGCGTCGAGGGGTTGATCCGGTTCTCCGATCCCGCGGGCAATGTGCTGGAGGCCTTCCACGGTGCGCAGTACCTGGGTCGGCGATTCGTCAGCCCGTACGGCCACAAGTTCGTCACCGCCGAGCAGGGGCTCGGGCACGTCGTGCTCACCTGCGACGACGACGCCGCAGCCCAGGCGTTCTACCAGGACGTACTGGGCTTCCGGCTGCGGGACTCGATGAGCCTGCCACCGCAGATCGCCGGCCGCCCGGCCGACGGTGATCCGGTGTGGCTGCGGTTCTACGGCTGCAATCCGCGCCATCATGCGCTGGCCTTCATGCCGATGCCCAACCCGACCGGGATCGTGCACCTGATGGTCGAGGTGGAGAATTCCGATGACGTCGGCCTGTGCCTGGACCGCGCCTACCGCCGCAAGGTGCCGATGTCGGCGACCCTGGGCCGCCACATCAACGACAAGATGCTGTCCTTCTACATGAAGACGCCCGGTGGGTTCGACGTCGAATTCGGTTGCGAGGGTTTGCAAGTCGTAGACGACGGCTGGGTCGCCAGGGAGAGTACCGCGGTCAGCCTGTGGGGCCACGACTTCTCCGTGGGATTCAAGTAA
- a CDS encoding MerR family transcriptional regulator, which translates to MRSQLTIGEFATVTHLSVRTLRRYHEAGLLEPASVDPASGYRYYAPEQIPTAQVIHQLRRLDLPLAEVRSILDTDDPQQRAEVIAGHLHRLEAELTRTQAAVVSLRRLLRPDPADVHIELRSVPARTVVAISEQARLDDSLQWYDGAMAELDGAFPPAERTGPPGGQYANALFAHGAGVMMVFRPVRTPRPSGRIEVIELPAADLAVAVHCGPHDDLDVTYGRLGAWVVSHALAVDGPIHETYVVGPRDTDDPTAWRTEIGWPVFQLAPAPG; encoded by the coding sequence GTGCGTTCCCAACTGACCATCGGCGAATTCGCCACGGTGACGCACCTGAGTGTGCGCACCCTGCGGCGCTACCACGAGGCCGGACTGCTCGAGCCCGCGTCGGTCGACCCGGCTTCGGGCTACCGGTACTACGCGCCCGAGCAGATTCCCACCGCCCAGGTGATCCACCAATTGCGCCGGCTCGATCTGCCGCTCGCCGAGGTCCGGTCGATCCTGGACACGGACGATCCGCAGCAACGGGCTGAGGTGATCGCGGGCCACCTGCATCGGCTGGAGGCCGAGCTGACCCGCACCCAGGCGGCGGTCGTGTCGCTGCGCCGGCTGCTGCGACCCGACCCGGCCGACGTTCACATCGAGTTGCGGTCGGTGCCCGCCCGAACCGTGGTCGCGATCAGCGAGCAAGCCCGCCTTGACGATTCGCTGCAATGGTACGACGGCGCGATGGCCGAACTGGATGGGGCTTTCCCCCCGGCGGAACGTACCGGACCGCCCGGTGGGCAGTACGCGAACGCGCTGTTCGCGCACGGGGCCGGGGTGATGATGGTCTTCCGGCCGGTCCGCACCCCACGACCATCCGGCCGAATCGAAGTCATCGAGCTTCCGGCGGCCGACCTCGCCGTGGCGGTCCACTGCGGACCGCACGACGATCTCGACGTGACCTACGGGCGCCTCGGCGCCTGGGTGGTCAGCCACGCACTGGCTGTTGACGGGCCGATCCACGAGACCTACGTGGTGGGTCCACGTGACACCGACGACCCGACCGCGTGGCGAACCGAGATCGGCTGGCCGGTGTTTCAACTCGCGCCCGCGCCGGGATAG
- a CDS encoding nuclear transport factor 2 family protein, with protein sequence MTTNNTDSTVAWNALPAVVRTYLTAHRAREVDAAINTFTAEAAVTDEGHTVHGREAIRTWLATAGTEFTFTTEFTGATATDTAHVDVLQRLVGDFPGGVADLHYRFTLDNDLISRLVIEV encoded by the coding sequence ATGACAACGAACAACACCGACAGCACCGTGGCCTGGAACGCGCTTCCCGCCGTGGTCAGGACCTATCTCACCGCGCACCGAGCCCGCGAGGTGGATGCTGCGATCAACACCTTCACCGCCGAGGCCGCCGTGACCGACGAGGGACACACCGTGCATGGCCGCGAGGCGATCCGCACCTGGCTGGCCACCGCGGGCACCGAGTTCACCTTCACCACCGAGTTCACCGGAGCCACCGCGACGGATACCGCACACGTCGACGTGCTCCAGCGCCTGGTTGGTGACTTTCCGGGCGGGGTGGCCGATCTGCACTACCGGTTCACGCTCGACAACGACCTCATCAGCCGACTCGTCATCGAGGTCTGA
- a CDS encoding alpha/beta fold hydrolase translates to MPFIEHNNQRAYYRHWAVADPRAAVIFLHGFGEHTGLYHRYGFTLNAAGIDLWAVDQLGHGLTPGPRGNFGTIEDSSALADSLIDLAEQEHPGIPLVAQGHSLGSIVTLFRLLQQPDRYRAGVISGAPLVPVPELLDTNTDLELDPSWLSSDPFYVDSLENDPLAFVEADSAPLARELHRAWERFGAELPTLSVPTLAVHGRNDPIAPIGAVAAYSEQIPALSLAEFDHARHDILNESVHRDVAATVVAFIDQQIGS, encoded by the coding sequence ATGCCCTTCATCGAGCACAACAACCAGCGCGCCTACTACCGGCACTGGGCGGTCGCCGACCCCCGCGCCGCCGTCATCTTCCTGCACGGCTTCGGCGAGCACACCGGGCTCTATCACCGCTACGGGTTCACCCTCAACGCCGCGGGAATCGACCTGTGGGCGGTCGACCAGCTCGGGCATGGGTTGACTCCCGGCCCGCGCGGCAACTTCGGGACCATCGAGGACAGCTCGGCGCTCGCCGACTCGCTCATCGATCTGGCCGAGCAGGAACACCCCGGAATACCGCTTGTGGCACAAGGACATTCACTCGGCTCGATCGTCACTCTCTTCCGGCTTCTCCAGCAGCCGGACCGCTACCGGGCCGGCGTCATCTCGGGCGCCCCGCTGGTGCCGGTGCCCGAACTGCTCGACACCAACACCGACCTGGAGCTCGATCCGAGCTGGCTGTCGAGTGACCCGTTCTATGTCGACTCCCTGGAGAACGACCCGCTGGCATTCGTCGAGGCCGACAGCGCGCCCCTGGCCCGCGAGCTGCACCGGGCCTGGGAGCGGTTCGGGGCCGAGCTCCCGACCTTGAGCGTGCCGACGCTGGCGGTACACGGCCGCAACGATCCGATCGCACCGATCGGCGCCGTGGCCGCCTACTCCGAGCAGATTCCCGCGCTGTCACTGGCCGAGTTCGACCACGCCCGCCACGATATCCTCAACGAGTCGGTGCACCGGGACGTGGCCGCGACCGTCGTCGCCTTCATCGACCAGCAGATCGGCAGCTAA
- the hsaA gene encoding 3-hydroxy-9,10-secoandrosta-1,3,5(10)-triene-9,17-dione monooxygenase oxygenase subunit, with the protein MTSIQQRDAQSVLAGIDELLPKLRERAQQTEDLRRVPEATVNELDEVGFFKLLQPEQWGGLQSDPVLFFEAVRRLASACGSTGWAMGILGVHNWHLAQFEQQAQEDVWGEDPTVRISSSYAPMGAGVVTDSGDGYIVNGAWRWSSGCDHASWTFVGGPVIKDGRPVDFGSFLIPISDYQIIDDWYVVGLKGTGSKTLEIKDVFVPRHRFQSFKQMSDGTAPGLQTNTAPVYKMPWGTMHPTTISTPIVGMAYGAYDAHIDHQGKRMRAAYAGEKAKDDPFAKVRIAEAASDIDAAWRQLSGNLADEYALLRAGQEVPLELRARARRDQVRASQRAIAAVDRLFEAAGATALQTETALQRFWRDAHAGRVHAANDAERAYVMFGNQEFGLPLGDTMV; encoded by the coding sequence GTGACGTCCATTCAACAGCGTGACGCGCAGTCGGTACTAGCCGGCATCGACGAGTTGCTCCCGAAGCTGCGCGAGCGCGCCCAGCAGACCGAGGATTTGCGCCGAGTCCCCGAGGCCACGGTCAACGAGCTCGATGAGGTCGGCTTCTTCAAGCTGCTCCAGCCCGAACAGTGGGGCGGACTGCAGTCCGACCCGGTGCTGTTCTTCGAGGCGGTGCGCCGGCTCGCCAGTGCCTGCGGGTCCACCGGGTGGGCCATGGGCATCCTCGGTGTGCACAACTGGCATCTGGCCCAGTTCGAGCAGCAGGCCCAGGAGGATGTCTGGGGCGAGGACCCGACGGTGCGGATCTCGTCGTCCTACGCCCCGATGGGCGCCGGCGTGGTGACCGACTCCGGTGACGGCTACATCGTCAACGGCGCGTGGCGCTGGTCCTCCGGCTGCGACCACGCCAGCTGGACGTTCGTCGGCGGCCCGGTGATCAAGGACGGCCGCCCGGTCGACTTCGGCAGCTTCCTCATCCCGATCAGCGACTATCAGATCATCGACGACTGGTACGTGGTCGGCTTGAAGGGCACCGGCAGCAAGACCCTGGAGATCAAGGACGTCTTCGTGCCCCGGCACCGTTTCCAGTCCTTCAAGCAGATGAGTGACGGCACCGCGCCGGGCCTGCAGACCAACACCGCTCCGGTGTACAAGATGCCGTGGGGCACCATGCATCCCACCACCATCTCCACGCCGATCGTCGGGATGGCCTACGGCGCCTACGACGCCCACATCGATCATCAGGGCAAGCGGATGCGTGCCGCCTACGCCGGCGAGAAGGCCAAGGACGACCCGTTCGCCAAGGTCCGGATCGCCGAGGCGGCAAGCGATATCGACGCCGCGTGGCGTCAGCTGTCAGGCAACCTCGCCGACGAGTACGCCCTGCTGCGTGCCGGCCAGGAGGTTCCGTTGGAGTTGCGCGCCAGGGCGCGCCGCGACCAGGTTCGGGCCAGCCAGCGCGCCATCGCCGCGGTCGACCGGCTCTTCGAGGCCGCCGGTGCCACCGCGCTGCAGACCGAGACTGCGCTGCAACGGTTCTGGCGTGACGCCCACGCCGGTCGGGTGCACGCGGCCAACGACGCCGAGCGGGCCTATGTGATGTTCGGAAACCAGGAGTTCGGTCTGCCTCTCGGCGACACCATGGTGTAG
- a CDS encoding GMC family oxidoreductase, whose protein sequence is MTSYDYVIVGAGSAGSVIAARLSEDPASRVLLLESGPADTKPEILAPPAWPALWGTEIDYSYNTVPQAGTVGLAHNWPRGHTLGGSSSINAMVYLRGHRSDFDGWSQAGCTGWDYESLLPYFRRMETVRDGDPRYRGTDGPMHPAPAAPEVANPLSKVFLDAAVDTGFPLTDDFNGSDAEGAGWHDLSISGGVRQSTAAAYLHPARDRANLTVMTDSRAHKLRFVGNRCTGVDVVQAGRELTVYAEAEVVISAGAVDSPRLLLLSGIGPAAELGAAGVSVIHDLPGVGRNLHDHPLCGVVYEAAQPIPAGRTNHAETSLLWRSTTALAGPDMQLMFIHVPFHPPHLTAPPNSYTLAVATVPEARGSIRLAGPDPATPPLIDPNYLGVESDVQRMVHGVEVAREVAAAEPFAPWRAREVLPGPDVTDEAALRDFVARGTGTYYHPVGTCAMGIGPDAVVGPDLRVHGLRGLRVADASVMPRLMPVNTNAAAIMIGEKAADLLR, encoded by the coding sequence TTGACGAGCTACGACTACGTCATCGTCGGCGCCGGATCGGCCGGATCGGTGATCGCCGCACGGCTGTCCGAGGATCCCGCCAGCCGGGTGCTGCTGCTCGAGTCCGGGCCGGCCGACACCAAACCCGAGATCCTCGCGCCACCCGCCTGGCCGGCGCTGTGGGGTACCGAGATCGACTACTCCTACAACACTGTCCCGCAGGCAGGCACCGTCGGCCTGGCCCACAACTGGCCGCGGGGCCACACCCTCGGGGGCAGCAGCAGCATCAACGCCATGGTCTACCTCAGGGGCCACCGGAGCGATTTCGACGGCTGGTCCCAAGCAGGTTGTACCGGTTGGGATTACGAGTCGCTGCTGCCCTACTTCCGGCGCATGGAGACGGTCCGGGATGGCGATCCGCGCTACCGGGGCACGGATGGTCCGATGCATCCGGCTCCCGCCGCGCCCGAGGTCGCCAACCCGCTGTCGAAGGTGTTCCTCGATGCTGCGGTCGACACCGGGTTTCCGCTGACCGACGACTTCAACGGCTCCGACGCCGAGGGCGCCGGCTGGCACGACCTGTCCATCTCCGGTGGTGTCAGGCAGAGCACCGCCGCCGCCTACCTGCATCCCGCGCGCGACCGGGCCAACCTCACCGTCATGACCGATTCCCGCGCACACAAACTCCGCTTCGTCGGAAACCGTTGCACTGGTGTCGATGTCGTCCAGGCCGGTCGCGAACTGACCGTTTACGCCGAAGCCGAGGTAGTGATCAGTGCAGGCGCGGTGGACTCGCCGCGTCTGCTGCTGCTGTCGGGCATCGGCCCGGCCGCGGAACTCGGCGCAGCGGGGGTCAGTGTCATCCATGACCTGCCCGGGGTCGGCCGCAACCTGCACGACCATCCGCTGTGCGGCGTCGTCTACGAGGCGGCTCAGCCGATTCCCGCGGGTCGCACCAACCACGCCGAGACATCGCTGCTATGGCGCAGCACAACGGCATTGGCCGGCCCGGACATGCAGCTGATGTTCATCCACGTGCCGTTTCATCCGCCACATCTGACGGCCCCGCCGAACAGCTACACGCTTGCGGTCGCGACCGTGCCGGAGGCTCGGGGTTCGATCCGGCTGGCGGGACCGGATCCGGCGACACCGCCGCTGATCGATCCGAACTATCTCGGTGTGGAATCCGACGTGCAGCGAATGGTCCACGGGGTCGAGGTGGCGCGCGAGGTCGCCGCTGCGGAGCCGTTCGCACCGTGGCGAGCGCGCGAGGTACTCCCCGGACCCGATGTCACCGATGAGGCGGCGTTGCGGGACTTCGTCGCCCGCGGCACCGGCACCTACTACCACCCGGTCGGCACTTGTGCGATGGGGATCGGTCCCGACGCGGTGGTCGGACCGGATCTGCGGGTGCACGGTCTGAGGGGTCTGCGGGTGGCCGACGCGTCGGTCATGCCGCGACTCATGCCGGTGAACACCAACGCCGCCGCCATCATGATCGGCGAGAAGGCCGCCGATCTGCTCCGCTGA